The Phragmites australis chromosome 15, lpPhrAust1.1, whole genome shotgun sequence genome window below encodes:
- the LOC133893631 gene encoding CASP-like protein 1D1: MATVDTTTESGKAAPESGGYPAARAPSPPANFSCADLVLRAFLFAATLSALVVLVTAKQTVLVPVALAPRLVVMPITSKFKDSPALIYLLVALCVTCFYSLLTAVSSLRFISGSASTAKTLFLVLLLDVFYAAIMASATGSAGGVAWIGLNGNSHTRWIKICNVYGKFCRHIGSSTFLSLIASIVLVLLAVLDAYSLYRRSR; this comes from the exons ATGGCCACAGTGGACACCACGACGGAGTCAGGCAAGGCAGCGCCGGAGTCGGGCGGCTACCCCGCAGCGCGGGCGCCTTCCCCTCCGGCCAACTTCTCCTGCGCCGACCTGGTCCTGAGGGCGTTCCTGTTCGCGGCGACGCTCTCGGCGCTCGTCGTGCTAGTCACCGCCAAGCAGACCGTGCTCGTGCCAGTCGCGCTGGCGCCGCGGCTCGTCGTCATGCCCATCACCTCCAAGTTCAAGGACTCGCCGGCGCTCAT ATATCTGCTTGTGGCGCTGTGCGTGACGTGCTTCTACAGCTTGCTGACGGCCGTCAGCTCGCTTAGGTTCATCTCGGGCTCGGCTTCCACCGCCAAGACCCTCTTCCTCGTCCTTCTGCTCGATGTG TTTTACGCAGCGATCATGGCTTCGGCGACCGGTTCGGCGGGCGGCGTGGcgtggattggcctcaatggCAACTCGCACACCAGGTGGATAAAGATCTGCAACGTCTACGGCAAGTTCTGTCGCCACATCGGCAGCTCCACGTTCCTATCCTTAATCGCCTCTATCGTCCTCGTCCTGCTCGCCGTCCTCGACGCCTACTCCCTTTACCGCCGCAGTCGCTGA